From the genome of Acidobacteriota bacterium:
CGAAGTCCTCACCGGCATCTTCTACATTGACACGCAGAAGCCAAACTTCGTGGATCTGCTGCACGTGACAGAGACGCCGCTGGCGCATCTGCCGCAGGAGGCGGTGCGTCCGCCTAAGCGCGTGCTGGATGAAGTGATGGAGTCTCTGAGATAAAACAGGCACTCCGCATTCGGCACTCGGCATTCAGCCAGTACACTTGATGGATTCCCGGCCAGCTCGCGTTCGATCCTGCAAAACCCGAGATAATGTCAGTATTCTCGAAGTCGGTGGTCGGCTAAATGCTGAGTGCTGACGGCTGAGTGCTCTCACATGAAAGCATTCGTTACAGGAGCAACAGGATTCGTCGGCAGCCACGTTGCCGAGCTGCTTCAACAGCAGGGCGCGGAGCTGCGTCTGCTGGTGCGACCCGGAACTCGCACGGACAATATCGATCTTCTTCGCGCCGACCGCGTGGCAGGCCAGCTTGGGGATTTCACCTCGTTGGTCCGGGGCATGGCGGGATGCGACGTGGTCTTTCATGTCGCGGCCGACTATCGGCTGTGGGTGCGCAATCCTGACGAGATGTATCGCGTAAATGTCGACGGCACACTCGCAGTGATGGATGCAGCTCGGCAAGCCGGCGTGAAGCGCATTGTGTATACCAGTTCCGTGGCGACGATGGGATTCCTCTCCGACGGCACGATAGTTGATGAGAACACGACGGTGGATCTGTCTGACATGATCGGTCATTACAAGCGCTCGAAGTTTATGGCCGAACAGGCGGCGCTTAGTGCTGGTCGGGCGGGAGCGCCGGTGATCATCGTGAATCCGACGACTCCGATCGGCGAGCGGGACATCAAGCCCACCCCTACTGGGCGGATCATTGTGGACTTCCTTAATCGCAACTTTCCCGCTTATGTGGATACCGGACTCAATCTCGCGGACGTGAAAGAAGTCGCGCGCGGACATCTATTGGCGATGGAAAAGGCGAAGCCGGGCGAGCGATATATTCTTGGTGGAGAGAACCTCACGTTGAAGCAGATCCTCGATATGCTGGCGGAGATCACCGGCCTTGCGTCGCCCAGCACCAGGGTTCCACATGGACTGGCGTTGGGATTTGCTGCATTCGACCAATTCTTTACGGGCGTGCTGCGCCGCAAGGAACCACGAGCAACGCTTGAAGCCGTGCGCATGGGACGCAAAAAAATGTTCGCTTCATCGGCCAAAGCAGAACGTGAGCTTGGATATCGCGCGTTGCCTGTGCAGGATGCTCTTCGCCGCGCGGCGGCATGGTTTGTGCAGCATGGATATGTGCGGCAGCCTTTACCCGCAGCGATGGGAGTCGCAGGCTAATGGCCCGCGTTGGAATTATTGCCGCCATCTTTCGCGAGGTGCACCCGCTTGTCCGCGGCATGGAGCCCCTCAAGTATCTGCCGGATCGGCGCGTGCAGATGTATCAGAACAGGAATGCTGTCATCGCCTATGCCGGGATGGGACACGAACCCGCCTTCGCCGCAGCACGCGCAGTGTTGTCCGTAGATGAGATCAGCTCGCTGTTGTCGGTTGGATGGGCGGGAGGATTGAATTCGAGCGCGGTTGCAGGCAAGGTCGTGCGTCCTGTGACGGTGGTCGACTCCGTTTCGGGAAAGCATTATTCAGCCGGCGGCAACGATGGTACGTTGGTGACAGTTGAACGAGTCGCCGGGGTCGAAGAAAAGCGGCGGTTGGGCGAGCAATACCAAGGCGACTACGTCGACATGGAGGCGTCTGCGGTCGCCGAATGCGCGCATCAGGCCGGTCTGCCCTTCCACTGCTTCAAAGCCATCTCAGACGCTCATGACGCGCGTCTCCCGGATATGAATCAGTTCAACCGCAACGGCCAATTCAGCGCCTGGCGATTCATCGCTTACATTGCGATTCGCCCGGGACTCTGGCGCGCGGTCTCTGATATGAGCAAAACATCGCTCGATTCTCGCGATGCGCTGTGCAGGCGGTTAGAGCAGTGGATCGCCGAGAGCGTTCAGGCGTCAGCATCCAGCATTCAGCCGGCTGCGAGGAAGACGGCGACTTAACGTCAGCTAAAATGGAGTTACGCGCCCGTAGCTCAGTTGGACTAGAGCATTTGCCTTCTAAGCAAAGGGTCGCAGGTTCGAATCCTGCCGGGCGCGCCATGATGTAACCGTCTCCCTTCAAAATCAGCCGAAGCAAGATGCGGTTCATCCAACTTGGGCAGCCCTGCAGCATGCTGCTTCTCTACCGAATTGGTCCTGATTTTCCGTGGCATTGCTGCATGATTGCGTGTTGAACCATTTTCATCGCAATAGCCCAGCGTTTCCGCGCCTGAGGTTCATCTTCACCATATCCATTTAGGTAAAACGTGATATAGAAGCACGCTTGCCTTTCGGCGCGATGATCGAGGCAGCGGCGAACTGTGCACTCGACGGCGCTGGCCAGTTCGGGAGCGTGTCGCAATAGCTTTGCCAGGGATCGCACGAAGCCCTCGTTTTCCGCGAACTGGGTCCTCCGGTCTTTGTCCACGAAGAGCAGATCCACGTACGATCCGAATTTGCATGGCTCGCCGAAGACCTCATCTTCTGTATTGATTTCGCGGCTTGTCCATGCATCGCATTTAGCAGTCTCAAATGGGGAGTCCGGCGAATTGGCCCAATTCAGGAATTCGGCCAGCTCGGAATAAGCGCAGGCTTCGGGAATCTCCAACAGGAGTTCGGGCTGCCGCTTTAGATCCAGGAAGCGCGACGAGCCGTCTTCGAGCGTCCACGGGATCTCGAGTTGAGGATCGTCGGCGCCGAGTTCGACCGTCCATTCCGCGAGCATGGGTTTTGATTATGACTAACAGCAACTCAAAACCAAAACATGACACGAATCACACGGAACCGTGTAGGTTGATTTTTAGCCGCGAGCCTTTTTGGAGCGCCAGTAGAGCGCCAGTCCGATGAGGATTGCGAGGCTTGTCCCGCCGATCAGCTTTAGTTCGAAGACGGCTGTATTTGTGGTCTCGCCCGGCGGAATCATGGAAATCCCC
Proteins encoded in this window:
- a CDS encoding dihydroflavonol 4-reductase, with the translated sequence MKAFVTGATGFVGSHVAELLQQQGAELRLLVRPGTRTDNIDLLRADRVAGQLGDFTSLVRGMAGCDVVFHVAADYRLWVRNPDEMYRVNVDGTLAVMDAARQAGVKRIVYTSSVATMGFLSDGTIVDENTTVDLSDMIGHYKRSKFMAEQAALSAGRAGAPVIIVNPTTPIGERDIKPTPTGRIIVDFLNRNFPAYVDTGLNLADVKEVARGHLLAMEKAKPGERYILGGENLTLKQILDMLAEITGLASPSTRVPHGLALGFAAFDQFFTGVLRRKEPRATLEAVRMGRKKMFASSAKAERELGYRALPVQDALRRAAAWFVQHGYVRQPLPAAMGVAG
- a CDS encoding nucleoside phosphorylase, coding for MVCAAWICAAAFTRSDGSRRLMARVGIIAAIFREVHPLVRGMEPLKYLPDRRVQMYQNRNAVIAYAGMGHEPAFAAARAVLSVDEISSLLSVGWAGGLNSSAVAGKVVRPVTVVDSVSGKHYSAGGNDGTLVTVERVAGVEEKRRLGEQYQGDYVDMEASAVAECAHQAGLPFHCFKAISDAHDARLPDMNQFNRNGQFSAWRFIAYIAIRPGLWRAVSDMSKTSLDSRDALCRRLEQWIAESVQASASSIQPAARKTAT